A stretch of the Musa acuminata AAA Group cultivar baxijiao chromosome BXJ2-7, Cavendish_Baxijiao_AAA, whole genome shotgun sequence genome encodes the following:
- the LOC103991494 gene encoding uncharacterized protein LOC103991494 isoform X1 has product MSVSCGLECVLCLGCSRWAWKRLTYVGAYDSEAWPPAAAEDVEPIPRACRAVLAVYEEDLANPRYAPAGGYRMDPSDVVKRVPYDQIPDGCCPPYLIYVDRQHKEVILAVRGLNLIRESDYKVLLDNRLGQQMFDGGFVHHGLLQAATWLLNHEGDTVRDLLSKLGPEYKLVFAGHSLGSGIAALMTIIVVNHRNQFGGIPRNQIRCYAIAPARCMSLNLAVKYADVINSVILQDDFLPRTPTPLEHIFGSIFCLPCFLFLVCLRDTFIPEKKKLRDPRRLYAPGRMYHIVERKFCRCGRYPPVVRTAIPIEGRFEHIVLSCSATSDHGIIWIEHEAQKALDLLKDTEPKTPPRQQKMDRKQSFEQEHKAALEKAVSLNIPHAVAVTEESSEATITAPSECQQGATSGGGSKSSGRANWDQLVEKLFSKNESGNLILKKDINIDS; this is encoded by the exons ATGTCGGTGTCGTGCGGGCTGGAGTGCGTGCTGTGCCTGGGGTGCTCCCGATGGGCGTGGAAGCGGCTCACCTACGTGGGCGCCTATGACAGCGAGGCGTGGCCGCCGGCCGCCGCCGAGGATGTCGAACCCATACCCCGCGCCTGCCGCGCGGTGCTTGCCGTGTACGAGGAAGACCTCGCCAACCCGCGGTATGCCCCCGCCGGCGGCTACCGCATGGACCCTTCCGACGTCGTCAAGCGTGTCCCATACGATCAGATCCCCGATGGCTGCTGTCCCCCTTACCTCATCTATGTCGACCGCCAGCACAAGGAGGTCATCCTCGCCGTCCGTGGCCTCAACCTCATCCGCGAGAGCGACTACAAGGTCCTCCTCGACAATCGCCTGGGGCAGCAGATGTTCGATGGGGGATTCGTCCACCACGGCCTCCTTCAGGCCGCGACCTGGCTCCTCAACCACGAGGGCGACACCGTCCGCGACCTCCTGAGCAAGCTCGGCCCCGAGTACAAGCTCGTCTTCGCCGGCCACTCTCTCGGCTCCGGCATCGCCGCCCTCATGACCATCATCGTCGTCAACCACCGCAACCAGTTTGGTGGAATCCCCAGGAACCAGATCAGATGTTACGCCATTGCCCCGGCCAGATGCATGTCTCTCAACCTCGCCGTCAAGTATGCCGATGTCATCAACTCCGTCATCCTGCAG GATGACTTTTTACCAAGAACACCCACACCCTTGGAGCATATTTTTGGATCTATCTTCTG CTTGCCCTGCTTCTTATTTTTGGTTTGCTTGAGAGATACATTTATACCAGAGAAGAAAAAGCTTCGTGATCCAAGAAGGCTTTATGCTCCTGGACGAATGTATCATATTGTTGAGAGAAAGTTCTGCAG atgcggaaGATATCCTCCTGTGGTGAGGACTGCCATTCCTATAGAAGGAAGATTTGAACACATCGTACTATCATGTAGTGCCACATCGGACCATGGAATTATATGGATAGAGCATGAAGCACAGAAGGCTTTAGAT TTGTTGAAGGACACGGAGCCTAAAACACCTCCACGACAGCAAAAGATGGACAGGAAACAGagttttgagcaagaacacaaggCTGCTCTGGAAAAAGCAGTGAGCCTGAACATACCTCATGCTGTGGCCGTGACAGAAGAGTCCAGTGAAGCCACCATTACTGCTCCTTCTGAATGTCAGCAGGGTGCAACTTCAGGTGGTGGCTCAAAATCCAGTGGAAGAGCTAACTGGGACCAATTGGTTGAGAAGCTCTTCAGCAAGAATGAATCAGGGAACCTTATTTTGAAGAAAGACATAAACATCGATAGCTAG
- the LOC135583357 gene encoding nudix hydrolase 21, chloroplastic-like isoform X2, giving the protein MTVALVSRQGRQLQRYNSCGSRLIVGCIPYRVKTMPCDPDQAVEVLVISSSKKRQEIMFPKDESIIQAAYRETFEEAGVLGHLEDSLGIWRYKSKSHDKIHEAVMFPLNVTEELYCWPEKAIRTRKWISVAEAMAECKHSWMKEALARLVKRLSSEDLEMIP; this is encoded by the exons atgacggtTGCTTTGGTGTCTCGTCAAGGAAGGCAATTGCAGCGCTACAACAGCTGCGGGAGCCGTCTTATTGTCGG GTGCATCCCGTACAGGGTCAAGACAATGCCATGTGACCCCGATCAAGCTGTCGAGGTTCTTGTTATTAGCTCCAGCAAGAAGAGACAAGAAATTATGTTCCCGAAG GATGAATCCATAATCCAAGCAGCTTATCGGGAAACATTTGAGGAAGCAGGTGTCTTAGGACATCTTGAG GATAGCCTTGGAATATGGAGATATAAGAGCAAAAGCCATGATAAGATTCACGAGGCCGTCATGTTCCCTTTGAATGTTACCGAAGAACTGTACTGCTGGCCTGAGAAGGCTATCCGAACACGGAAATGG ATCAGTGTAGCGGAAGCAATGGCGGAGTGCAAGCACTCGTGGATGAAGGAAGCATTAGCTAGATTGGTGAAGCGTCTCTCGAGCGAGGATTTGGAGATGATCCCGTGA
- the LOC135617101 gene encoding plasmodesmata-located protein 7-like has translation MQVQCSSQEPNHTKAKHMKEMSELFPILGLLFSLISSTTMASFDDYTSFVYVGCSQSKYILGSPYQFNVDSLLTSVANAATFSSYNNFTSSAASGSSPAYGLFQCRVDLSVADCASCVRSALDQLSSLCPSASGAGVQLKGCFVRYGNDSFLGEPDTTLLYKKCGSVVPGGGYNSDLLGMRDAALSGLSGGGGSYRVGAGGHVRALAQCVGDQSVKQCSDCVAAAVAQLKDGCGVANAGDAYLGKCYVSYWSDGVYTSRHYHGGVSGKTLAIIIGVTLGLVIMIIFLSFIRRTGK, from the exons ATGCAGGTCCAGTGCTCCTCCCAAGAGCCAAACCATACAAAGGCGAAACACATGAAAGAGATGTCTGAGCTCTTCCCTATACTCGGTCTCCTCTTCTCCCTTATTTCCTCGACGACGATGGCGTCTTTCGATGACTATACCTCCTTTGTCTACGTTGGCTGCTCGCAGTCGAAGTACATCCTTGGTTCTCCCTACCAGTTCAACGTAGACTCTCTTTTGACGTCGGTCGCCAACGCCGCCACCTTCTCCTCATACAACAACTTCACCTCCTCTGCCGCTTCCGGTTCGTCCCCGGCCTACGGCCTCTTTCAGTGCCGCGTCGACCTCTCCGTCGCCGACTGCGCCTCTTGCGTCCGCTCCGCCCTGGATCAGCTCTCGTCCCTTTGTCCCTCTGCTTCCGGCGCCGGCGTTCAGCTCAAGGGCTGCTTCGTCCGCTACGGCAACGACTCCTTCCTCGGCGAACCCGACACCACTCTGCTCTATAAGAAGTGCGGCTCCGTCGTGCCTGGTGGCGGGTACAACTCCGACCTCCTCGGCATGCGTGATGCGGCCCTGTCCGGTCTCTCGGGAGGCGGAGGGAGCTACAGGGTCGGTGCCGGGGGGCACGTACGGGCGCTGGCGCAGTGCGTCGGCGATCAGAGCGTGAAGCAATGCAGCGATTGCGTGGCGGCTGCGGTGGCGCAACTAAAGGACGGCTGCGGGGTCGCTAATGCTGGAGATGCTTACCTTGGGAAGTGCTACGTCAGCTACTGGTCCGACGGAGTATATACTTCGAGGCACTATCACG GTGGTGTGAGTGGGAAAACTCTGGCGATCATAATAGGCGTCACGCTGGGACTCGTTATCATGATCATATTCTTATCCTTCATCCGAAGAACCGGAAAATGA
- the LOC103991494 gene encoding uncharacterized protein LOC103991494 isoform X2, whose protein sequence is MSVSCGLECVLCLGCSRWAWKRLTYVGAYDSEAWPPAAAEDVEPIPRACRAVLAVYEEDLANPRYAPAGGYRMDPSDVVKRVPYDQIPDGCCPPYLIYVDRQHKEVILAVRGLNLIRESDYKVLLDNRLGQQMFDGGFVHHGLLQAATWLLNHEGDTVRDLLSKLGPEYKLVFAGHSLGSGIAALMTIIVVNHRNQFGGIPRNQIRCYAIAPARCMSLNLAVKYADVINSVILQDDFLPRTPTPLEHIFGSIFCLPCFLFLVCLRDTFIPEKKKLRDPRRLYAPGRMYHIVERKFCRCGRYPPVVRTAIPIEGRFEHIVLSCSATSDHGIIWIEHEAQKALDKFQGS, encoded by the exons ATGTCGGTGTCGTGCGGGCTGGAGTGCGTGCTGTGCCTGGGGTGCTCCCGATGGGCGTGGAAGCGGCTCACCTACGTGGGCGCCTATGACAGCGAGGCGTGGCCGCCGGCCGCCGCCGAGGATGTCGAACCCATACCCCGCGCCTGCCGCGCGGTGCTTGCCGTGTACGAGGAAGACCTCGCCAACCCGCGGTATGCCCCCGCCGGCGGCTACCGCATGGACCCTTCCGACGTCGTCAAGCGTGTCCCATACGATCAGATCCCCGATGGCTGCTGTCCCCCTTACCTCATCTATGTCGACCGCCAGCACAAGGAGGTCATCCTCGCCGTCCGTGGCCTCAACCTCATCCGCGAGAGCGACTACAAGGTCCTCCTCGACAATCGCCTGGGGCAGCAGATGTTCGATGGGGGATTCGTCCACCACGGCCTCCTTCAGGCCGCGACCTGGCTCCTCAACCACGAGGGCGACACCGTCCGCGACCTCCTGAGCAAGCTCGGCCCCGAGTACAAGCTCGTCTTCGCCGGCCACTCTCTCGGCTCCGGCATCGCCGCCCTCATGACCATCATCGTCGTCAACCACCGCAACCAGTTTGGTGGAATCCCCAGGAACCAGATCAGATGTTACGCCATTGCCCCGGCCAGATGCATGTCTCTCAACCTCGCCGTCAAGTATGCCGATGTCATCAACTCCGTCATCCTGCAG GATGACTTTTTACCAAGAACACCCACACCCTTGGAGCATATTTTTGGATCTATCTTCTG CTTGCCCTGCTTCTTATTTTTGGTTTGCTTGAGAGATACATTTATACCAGAGAAGAAAAAGCTTCGTGATCCAAGAAGGCTTTATGCTCCTGGACGAATGTATCATATTGTTGAGAGAAAGTTCTGCAG atgcggaaGATATCCTCCTGTGGTGAGGACTGCCATTCCTATAGAAGGAAGATTTGAACACATCGTACTATCATGTAGTGCCACATCGGACCATGGAATTATATGGATAGAGCATGAAGCACAGAAGGCTTTAGAT AAATTCCAGGGGTCCTGA
- the LOC135617100 gene encoding uncharacterized protein LOC135617100, producing MALEWVVLGYTAGAEAIMLLFLTLPGLGGLRRGLLTVVRGALKPLLSVVPFCLFLLADIYWKYEMRPTCEQEHACTPSEHLRYEKSIMKSQRNAILIASALLLYWLLFSVTSLLGRIDQQNQRIENLKRSE from the coding sequence ATGGCGTTGGAGTGGGTGGTGCTGGGCTACACGGCCGGGGCTGAGGCGATCATGCTGCTCTTCCTCACCCTCCCGGGCCTCGGCGGCCTCCGGCGGGGCCTCCTCACCGTCGTACGGGGCGCCCTGAAGCCGCTCCTTTCCGTGGTGCCCTTCTGCCTCTTCCTCCTCGCCGACATCTACTGGAAGTATGAGATGCGGCCGACTTGCGAGCAGGAACACGCCTGCACCCCCTCCGAGCACCTCCGGTACGAGAAGTCGATCATGAAGAGCCAGCGCAACGCCATCCTCATTGCCTCTGCCCTCCTCCTCTACTGGCTCCTCTTCTCCGTCACCAGCCTCCTCGGCCGCATTGACCAGCAAAACCAGCGCATCGAAAATCTCAAACGCTCTGAATAA
- the LOC135583357 gene encoding nudix hydrolase 21, chloroplastic-like isoform X1, translated as MTVALVSRQGRQLQRYNSCGSRLIVGCIPYRVKTMPCDPDQAVEVLVISSSKKRQEIMFPKGGWEQDESIIQAAYRETFEEAGVLGHLEDSLGIWRYKSKSHDKIHEAVMFPLNVTEELYCWPEKAIRTRKWISVAEAMAECKHSWMKEALARLVKRLSSEDLEMIP; from the exons atgacggtTGCTTTGGTGTCTCGTCAAGGAAGGCAATTGCAGCGCTACAACAGCTGCGGGAGCCGTCTTATTGTCGG GTGCATCCCGTACAGGGTCAAGACAATGCCATGTGACCCCGATCAAGCTGTCGAGGTTCTTGTTATTAGCTCCAGCAAGAAGAGACAAGAAATTATGTTCCCGAAG GGCGGTTGGGAACAGGATGAATCCATAATCCAAGCAGCTTATCGGGAAACATTTGAGGAAGCAGGTGTCTTAGGACATCTTGAG GATAGCCTTGGAATATGGAGATATAAGAGCAAAAGCCATGATAAGATTCACGAGGCCGTCATGTTCCCTTTGAATGTTACCGAAGAACTGTACTGCTGGCCTGAGAAGGCTATCCGAACACGGAAATGG ATCAGTGTAGCGGAAGCAATGGCGGAGTGCAAGCACTCGTGGATGAAGGAAGCATTAGCTAGATTGGTGAAGCGTCTCTCGAGCGAGGATTTGGAGATGATCCCGTGA
- the LOC135617102 gene encoding uncharacterized protein LOC135617102, whose product MPVNFRRWHVTITQASHGQVNPKPKANRKGQRWRRRTGPRQCQIFYQTPVGDITPHTRAAPVLFDRFRFLLLLLLVFSWNASWWPPHKAMRGAAKKAAVEGASEELERRSQYLSSLIQRTKVKSEADQDKKEVVEAAAKSEKRELHDHSQHHHHHQEPRQRKQKEDVEDKQDEEKKGVKDGDVFDGDPPQEQRQPPNVKVRAADMPLALQKRAFKCARETLASMPKLESKRLACALKKEFDSTYGPAWHCIVGTSFGSYVTHSLGGFLYFSIDKVYILLFRTAVEPIDR is encoded by the exons ATGCCGGTAAATTTCCGCCGCTGGCATGTCACCATCACCCAAGCCTCCCATGGTCAGGTGAATCCAAAGCCCAAAGCAAATAGGAAGGGGcaaaggtggaggaggaggacaggTCCACGCCAATGCCAAATCTTCTACCAAACTCCAGTAGGAGACATCACGCCGCACACGAGGGCCGCGCCCGTTCTTTTTGATCGGTttcggtttcttcttcttcttcttcttgttttctcTTGGAATGCTTCGTGGTGGCCGCCGCACAAGGCGATGAGAGGAGCAGCGAAGAAAGCGGCGGTGGAGGGGGCGTCGGAGGAGCTGGAGCGGCGCAGCCAGTACCTGAGCTCGCTCATCCAGCGCACCAAGGTCAAATCGGAAGCCGATCAGGATAAGAAGGAGGTCGTGGAGGCGGCGGCCAAGTCCGAGAAGAGGGAGCTGCACGATCACTCCCaacaccatcaccaccaccaggAACCCCGTCAGCGGAAGCAGAAGGAGGATGTGGAGGACAAACAGGACGAGGAGAAGAAGGGCGTCAAAGATGGAGATGTCTTCGACGGCGATCCTCCCCAGGAGCAGCGGCAGCCGCCGAACGTCAAGGTCAGAGCCGCCGACATGCCCCTCGCATTGCAGAAGCGGGCTTTTAAGTGCGCCCGCGAGACGCTGGCCTCCATGCCCAAACTCGAGAGCAAGCGGCTTGCCTGCGCCCTCAAGAAG GAATTTGATTCAACATATGGTCCAGCTTGGCATTGCATTGTCGGAACAAGTTTTGGTTCGTATGTCACACATTCTTTGGGAGGTTTCTTATACTTCTCCATCGATAAGGTCTACATCCTTCTCTTCAGGACAGCTGTTGAACCAATAGATCGTTGA